One genomic region from Hoeflea algicola encodes:
- a CDS encoding rod-binding protein: protein MSIQTATDLILDVVRAADPAVAQKAESMLEAASARKTEIAARSPAFERQLLASNDPSGVLAPAPAAAKPDHTPDQIKETYQRFEAMILQNFIGAMLPQDAEEMYGKGTAGEVWKGMMAEQLGAALAKGGGIGIAARMLADRVAPGLPPESADAIGSNVTNRAASMVNQTQMQILADIAAPTDNDSAASDRQPAARRA from the coding sequence GTGTCCATTCAAACGGCAACCGATCTCATTCTGGATGTGGTACGCGCGGCTGACCCCGCGGTGGCGCAGAAGGCCGAATCCATGCTCGAGGCGGCATCGGCACGCAAGACCGAAATCGCCGCCAGGTCTCCAGCCTTCGAACGCCAGTTGCTGGCGTCGAACGATCCATCCGGGGTGTTGGCGCCCGCTCCCGCGGCAGCCAAGCCCGATCACACTCCGGATCAGATCAAGGAGACCTATCAGCGTTTCGAAGCGATGATCCTGCAGAACTTCATCGGTGCGATGCTGCCACAGGACGCCGAAGAGATGTACGGCAAGGGCACAGCCGGCGAAGTCTGGAAGGGCATGATGGCCGAGCAACTGGGTGCCGCACTTGCCAAGGGCGGCGGCATCGGCATCGCCGCGCGCATGCTCGCCGACCGGGTTGCCCCCGGATTGCCGCCGGAATCGGCTGACGCCATCGGCTCCAACGTGACCAATCGGGCAGCCAGCATGGTCAATCAGACCCAGATGCAGATCCTCGCCGACATTGCCGCTCCAACTGATAACGATAGTGCGGCCTCCGACCGCCAACCTGCCGCGCGGAGGGCCTGA
- the fliR gene encoding flagellar biosynthetic protein FliR translates to MIEDPEGTILALFAAFCRIGGCIMVLPGFSSFRVPLQIRLFIALAISMALLPVLWDTLYPTVHTGQRIYIALVAVELLIGVTFGLIARYIVLALQFAGTGISMAIGFNAAPGGSLLEAEQEGQLTSLISFTAILVLFLTDFHHMVISALVRSYDFMPVGTGFDPKMALRTLTDTLAGSFMLVLRLASPFLVYGLLFNLSIGMVNKLAPQIPVYFISIPFILFGGLILLFFGSTEFFMQFTNGFETLFLGLR, encoded by the coding sequence GAGGACCCCGAAGGCACCATCCTGGCGCTGTTTGCGGCGTTCTGCCGAATCGGCGGCTGCATCATGGTGTTGCCGGGATTTTCAAGCTTCCGGGTTCCGCTGCAAATCCGCCTGTTCATTGCGCTTGCGATCTCGATGGCGTTGCTGCCTGTGCTCTGGGATACGCTCTACCCGACCGTACATACCGGCCAGCGGATCTACATCGCACTGGTCGCCGTGGAGCTTCTTATCGGCGTCACGTTCGGGTTGATTGCGCGCTATATCGTGCTGGCGCTGCAATTTGCCGGCACCGGAATTTCGATGGCGATCGGCTTCAACGCGGCGCCCGGCGGCAGCCTGCTCGAAGCCGAGCAGGAGGGGCAACTGACCTCGTTGATCAGCTTCACAGCCATTCTGGTCCTGTTCCTGACCGACTTCCACCATATGGTGATTTCGGCGCTGGTGCGCTCCTACGACTTCATGCCGGTGGGGACCGGGTTTGACCCGAAGATGGCCTTGCGGACCCTGACCGACACGCTCGCCGGTTCCTTCATGCTGGTGCTGAGGCTAGCCAGCCCGTTTCTGGTCTACGGCCTGTTGTTCAATCTCTCCATCGGCATGGTCAACAAGCTGGCGCCGCAGATCCCGGTCTACTTCATCTCGATTCCCTTCATCCTGTTTGGCGGTCTGATATTGCTGTTCTTCGGATCGACCGAATTCTTCATGCAATTCACCAATGGCTTCGAAACATTGTTTCTGGGATTGCGTTGA